GCCATTGGACCTGAAAGATTAAGTGTCATGCATGCCCTGCAGAAGACATGACTTTCCAGATAACCGTTCCTGATaggattgtttttgtttgtttattttgatatattttttaaatatttatctattttcccttttgttgtccttctttctttaattttgtagtagttattgttgttggaattgaagtcgtcattgttttataggacagagaaaaatgaatagaggaaggggagacagagtgagagagacacctacagacctgctttactgcctgtgaactgactcccctgcaggtgggggccaaagctctatgatcacagtcataaggaaccaaaggtcccggtcagggaaccaaagtgtggcccagagcaaagtgttccagagacagagaaactgtctcatgaagaaagagtagaggctttgggaaacctctttataagtagaaaggcagcccatagtggttaggtagccaaacggctttacttatctgggggatgggtgggttaaGTCCCACGTTGGTTGGGCACCATATGCTGGTCCCAGTTCATGGCACCAGAtgtcgggctagctttgcaggcaggagagagacgaccagggactcatggcatgGCTGGGAATGcaattcagtctttattgataaggaatgcagtgcaagctagctatctctaatcacaatcctatcgtatatatatctcctgaggcagaagtgtcaggtcagaagaggatgtcagtaggatagggggtggggagaaatacAAAACAagcgaaccaatggggattaaaccagtgtgaacaatgattatgtaaatagaccacagggatTAGCAATACAAGCAAgtctaatgtgatgatcaaaacagaagatcttataagcagaatttagaagcataccaacagttccgAAAGGAATCGTTAGTTATTTAACCCATGGAcacatctcttttttctttcaggtGATGTGGCTGAGCACGGTGGAGGCTGTCTGGCCATGACCGAGAAGACATGGGCAGCTGAGCTGAAACGTCTCCCAGTCCACTGAGACCTGCTGGTGGTGCCCTGAATCTTCCTTGGGCACTCCCTTCTGCACCTGGTGCTCTGTCTtcagcagctgcagcagcaacagcaacagtaacttcTGGAGCAGAGCCGCTCCAGCCTCCCAAGGACACTCAGCACAGGGAGGCAGAGGCCTGAGCCTGAATGTCTCTTCCTGTGAGCAGAAGAAGCACCAAAGAGGAGATTCAGCTGAGCCAAGGCAGCAGGGTGGAGTCCGTGGACCCGGGCCCCATGGAGGCATCCAGTGTCTTGGAAgccatggtggcaaaaaacaaatgtGCCATCTGCTTGGACTGCTTGAGAGAGCCTGCCACCCTCGAGTGTGGGCACAACTTCTGTCACTCCTGCCTGCAACAGGCCTGGAAGGAAGCACAGGCCCCATCGCCTTGccccgtgtgccaccacccatgtgGAGAGAAGCAGCGGGTTGCCAACAGCTTGCTGGCCAACGTGACTGCCCTCACCCAGCTCCTCCAGAGCAGCAGCGACAGCGAGGAGAGGCAGCAGGAGGACCGCCTGTGTGAGAGGCACAAGCAGGTGCTGAGTCTCTTCTGTGACAAGGACCTAGAGGTGCTGTGTCTTGGCTGTGTGGAGCTGAGCCCTGAGCACCAGGGCCACCCTGTCAGGACTGTGGAGGCGGCTGCTTTCCATTACCAACCAAAGATCACTGGTTTCATCACTCCGCTGCAGCAGTTTCAAGGCTTCTTGCAGGGGAAACAAGACCGACAGAAGAGAGGACTCCAGCAACTGCAAGAATGGGGGAGAAGGCAGAGCCGGCAGCTCCACTCGGACTTGGAAGACAGGCTCCAACTTGTCAACAGGGAACAAGAGAAAGCTCTCTCTAGGCTAGCTGAGCAAGAGGCCAAGATTCAGCAGAGACTGCAGATTCACAAGAGTGCCTTGAAAGACCAACTCCGCACCACTGAGGCTTTGCTCCAGGAGGTGGCAGGCAAGACTGTCATGCCAGACAGGAACCTGCTGCCTGAGGTGGGCAGGATCCCTGAGAGGTGTGAGGGCCTGCAGCACCCAGATCTGGGCTCCTTGCAGCTGAGGAGGGAGGACTGCAGTCTCCCTCCACTAGATTCTGCCCTGGACAGGTTTCGACAGAAGTTCAGAGCCCAGGTGACTCTGGATCCACACACTGCACATCCCCTGCTCTCTGTGTCCAAGGACCGGCGAAGTGTGACCCTGAAGAAGAGAAGGAGCAAAGTTCTGCAGAGACCACACAGCATGACTTTGAAACTCCCAGTGCTGGGCGCTGAAGAATTTCATGCTGGCCGTCATTACTGGGAGGTGCAGGTGGAGGACAAGCCCagctgggctgtggggctgtgtagCCTCTGCCCATCCAGCAGGacacagcagcagcagaagcagcagaagaagaagaaccgtGAGAAGGACAACAAGGAGGAGAAAACGGAGGAGAAGGAGCAAGAAGCACTACTAGTCAAGGACAGGTGCTGGACTATTCAACTGCAGCAGGATGGAGACTACGTAGCCAGAGGTGCACTCTCTGTCCTTCTGGCCCCAAAGACCAAGCCCACAGGCATTGGAGTGTACCTAGACTGGGAGCTGGGGCAGATCTCCTTTTACACTTTGAATGACAAATCTCTCCTCCATTCTTTCCGTGGGGAGAGATTTGCTCAGCCCCTAAGGCCTTATTTTGCTGTGGGACCAGATTCTCATCCACTTACCATCTGTGAAGTAGGATGTTAGGAAGGGTGAACTGGGTAGAGGTGTTAACAATACTGGGGGGTTGTCACACTTCCTTGGATGCCCTAGACAATAAGAAGTGTCTTCTCTGACTCAGACTTGTTCTCCAAGAAGTGACACTTTAGTGCTCTGTGCTAGTTCTCACTCGTCAGACAGTCACAACTGCCCAAGAAACTGAACATCAGTCTGCTGACCAAGGGTCTGTCATTTTGTGTCTCCCTTGTATTTGTTTCCCCCTGTTTCTTCACTGCACCCACTAGTACTAGGAAATGTGATGTCAAGGATTCCAGCCACAAGGTGGGCACAGGGAATAAAGTCTTGCTTTATTATTACTAAAGCCCTCCTTCCCTCTGGGATCTCCACCCTCACCTGTTCCCTGTGAAGCTCTCATCCCACCTCTCATTATCTTTGTTCAATAAAAAGCATGAAAACTACAAAGATGTGGCTGTCTTGAAGTTATTCCTGGCCACCTGTCTGAAACCTCCTTTCAGGTGGTTCTGCACACTGACGTCTCTTACGTACTCTTGACTTGGTAGATCATGCTGGGAGACTGCCAGGAGGGGACAACGGGACCATTTCCAACACAAATCGCCCATGGCACAGAGTTCAGGAGAGAGCCACAGACCTCCTCCTCTTTGACCTCAAGCCAGGgggtagaaacagactgggaggaaAACAATCCCTGTGGGATTCCCATGGATAGCCAGAGGAAGAACTGTTTTCTTGAGCGGAGGcaggggcagcagcagcagcagctttgtGGAGCTCCTTAGCAGTTTGCTGGGTGCAAGCCAGTGGGCACAGCTCTGTGTGTCCAGGCCAGCTCCACAACTGCCAGAGTCCTAGGGGGCTAGGCTGAAGCCAGGGTGCCCTCAGCTTCTCAGAATGGAGATGCTACTTCTGGCCTCATTGTTGTCTGGGACCATGTTGGGTTAGATGTGCTTCATGGGTAGAGGGGTGCCTAGAAGATAGAAGTTCTATCTTCTAAGTGCCTGGGCAGGATGCTTGAGATGGGAGCTTGCCAAGGGGCTGAGTGCTAGAAACTTGGGCTCAGCTGCCTGAGGGGACGGGGCCAGAAGGCATGGTAGGGAGCATATGATTTTTGAGAGTTCTGCGGGCAGGTTGGGGCATCCTCCTGGCTGCTATGCTGTTGAAGCATTTAGTACAGAGGCCCAGGTGTGGAGGATAGATGACCTCTCCTCTTTGTCAGTCCTTTTAGCTCTATGTTGAGAGCCAGGCACTGAGCCTCTCACCACAGCACCCCAGCTTCCTAAGACAGAGCACCTGTCAGTCACTTGGCAGCAGGAAGGGGCAGAAGCAGGATATCTGCTCTGGGAAGGGAGCTGAGCCTCCCAGCCTCTCCAAGCCCTGCTGGAAAAGTGTCTTTTCCTCACACACACAAGCTTCTGGGAGGGATGTTCTAGGCAGTGGTGGCTCAGCCCTTAGAGTCTCTCTGCCACTGGGTGCAGACtcgctatctctctgtctgactCTATCCTCAGGTGACCCTCCTCTCAGCAGGGACTGTCCCAGCCCAGAATCAAGTAGTTCCTGATGGGCAGAAACAGTAGTAAATGTCAGCTTAAGAGTTGCGAGTTGTTGCTACCCTAGGAAAAGCATAAACATTCCTATCAATGTGTATCTACCCggatctttttcttgttctctgtgTGCCTGGAAGTGAATTAATTATAGATAAGTTACAAATTTACAAATCTGTGGTAGGATATGAAAGGCTCACTCACTCTTTTGTTGCATGCAGTATTTTTACGACCTTGCACTTACAGTTAATCTTGACATGGACATCACACTTTACCTTGTTtatctgattgattgattgattgatttgtttACTTATATATGTtacaccagaggactgctcagctctgtcacatGCTAGTAGGAGAGGATGAACAAGTGTGTCATTGCCTGCCTGTGCccatgtggagtggctccaaacAGGGGAATAatcctccgaccctccctcactaGCTCTAGTTACTACATGAATTACAAAGAGGTATCGGGagatattctggtatgaacatccgtttatttggagatgggtacagggatttatactgagttaaacaaagaacatttttcacatatgtcagaaattccaCATTTCTTaagtcagcttgcccccatggtagggggttggtatgataaAAATTGATGAGAttcataaaggtcaagataattattttccatgatgcaggcaattTAATTATCTaaaagtatttgagagaagcataggagtTAACctataaggtgaggtagagaagaaaaaaacaaaacttgatgtaaatcacagatatcaaaagaaagcaaggaaatagaatatggggtctcactgttgggtactggcaggggtgtataATACAgcgtgttctcctatatgataaaaaattaagttatagtaaatgtgtgaactttgaatgactatagtgaactttgagtgaagcctcaagcaggcagccatttgtcctgctagcagggggaagtAAGTGTGACAGGCTTATaggctttctgtgggcttgatagactaacaaggggaaactgagtcattttaagatttttccccttggctcatctctataaggagagaggctaacaagtgcgatgtctttccagacctccttccAAGGATGGGTGAGCTCCCCTATATTCtaacaagctttcacatagtcccacatctcctccttttttctttcattaatgaaCAGTTTCTGTGGGTCTATGTCAGCAAAGGATGTCATGTCTGTCATAGGAACAACAGTGTAGGAATGAAAAGAAACCCTTTTAACTGTAACGTTGATAATGTTATGTATGTGCTTTTTGAGGAATTAGATGAGGCAAGGAGTAATCAGAAACAGAACTAtaatagctagcaaagggcctaggaaaGGCAAAAGCCAAGATGTTAGAGGAGAAGAAAACCAAGAGTTAGTACCGAATacggaaaaggaattcttaatatcacagctAAGTTTATGCAAGGTATCAGCATTTTGTTCTACAAATCCAGTTTCATTTATGAAAAAGCAACTTTCTTCTTGTGTTAAAAAAGTCACCCCATTGAGTTAAAATCAAGTCTAAACCATGATGGTTcttgagtaccaccttggcaaaagagtttatctgtctctggagagacaCCATACTGTCAGAGGTGAAGTCAATGGACTGTTGAAGTTGATTCTTGATGAGACGTATATAGAGATTGTCCCAGAGCACCACCAGCAAGTGCAAGGGAAGCAGTCAATCTGATGCCAATGActagggagagaaacaccacatGTCTGGTCCTCAGGTGGAAAGTCAGCTAATGGAATTCTTCTTCTTCGTAGAGGTTTAGCTATGGAGCAAgggaaactaggaggcaaggaccaggtcagaagaattgacatgaaaatatagggtggtattACACCAGAACACGAACAGAGggggtacatacacattagaccTTAAGGTAAGGTTCTCTGACATCAAGGAATATTGGGAGACAAGGAAGAGGACAAtagacatgtaaggatgaagaCAGAGCTAATAGCTTCCgtgtagagaggaattgaggtaaggggtggtaggtcagcagaaagagaggacttgggtaggctggtgagggTGGCTGGAGTATTGTTTACTGGTGTAGCAGCTAGAAGAGGTCTATGAAGAGAAGCACATAAAAAGCAATTGGAGGCATTTGGAAGAACAGGGGATTGGTCAACAAGAGAAATAACATATTGAAGATAATCAGGCCATGAGATATCATAGCTGGAATGAGAGGCAAGGGCTTTAGAGAGGGCTTGTTCTTACTTGGTTATCACATtttgaatttgaatttctctagagGCAAAGACTATCGAGAAATGAAAATATCAGCAGAAAGAGTGTTAGAAACATCACTGTAATAAAGTTTTCCAATGACTCCAGAGGCCCACCTGGGTTACCATGAGTCATGGATAATGAATCTAAGAAATTTTTAACCAGAAAAATAATGGTGGCTATGGTTATATACTGACATGATGACCTTTCTGGTAAGGGCTTTGCCAACAGGGACTCCATGGATATCACAAGACCAAAAGGCATCCACCATAATAACCAACAGCTGTGAGGCAACTGCctgatttatcaaaaggaaaacagacatgTGGACatccagcattaaaaaaaaaatgtctcaaaaaaaaaatatctctatGACTGGAAGTGAGATataataggtggaaaattcaaattttagtaaatattaagaaggttttcTGTAGTTATTCCAttaacactttagccaactgaatattggggaggcagtccccctcttattttatttaattgagcctaaaGGTTATAGTATA
The sequence above is a segment of the Erinaceus europaeus chromosome 19, mEriEur2.1, whole genome shotgun sequence genome. Coding sequences within it:
- the LOC132534690 gene encoding tripartite motif-containing protein 75-like, whose amino-acid sequence is MSLPVSRRSTKEEIQLSQGSRVESVDPGPMEASSVLEAMVAKNKCAICLDCLREPATLECGHNFCHSCLQQAWKEAQAPSPCPVCHHPCGEKQRVANSLLANVTALTQLLQSSSDSEERQQEDRLCERHKQVLSLFCDKDLEVLCLGCVELSPEHQGHPVRTVEAAAFHYQPKITGFITPLQQFQGFLQGKQDRQKRGLQQLQEWGRRQSRQLHSDLEDRLQLVNREQEKALSRLAEQEAKIQQRLQIHKSALKDQLRTTEALLQEVAGKTVMPDRNLLPEVGRIPERCEGLQHPDLGSLQLRREDCSLPPLDSALDRFRQKFRAQVTLDPHTAHPLLSVSKDRRSVTLKKRRSKVLQRPHSMTLKLPVLGAEEFHAGRHYWEVQVEDKPSWAVGLCSLCPSSRTQQQQKQQKKKNREKDNKEEKTEEKEQEALLVKDRCWTIQLQQDGDYVARGALSVLLAPKTKPTGIGVYLDWELGQISFYTLNDKSLLHSFRGERFAQPLRPYFAVGPDSHPLTICEVGC